Below is a window of Geomonas oryzisoli DNA.
GCCGGAGAAGGGTTCATGAAAGGCGCAGCTACCGTTGGAATCAGTCAGGAGGCCGACCCCCGTGTTGCCGGGGCGGAAGACGATCTGGCCCACCAGCTTACCGACGGGAAAGGGCTTTTCCTGACCGTTGCACACGAGGAGCCTGGTTCCGCCCTTCTCGGCGACATATGCCACCGACGATCCGTCCGGGCTGATGACGAGGTCCTTGATGCTGTCGTACAGCGCCCCTTCCTTGACCTGGTCCGGCTTGGCGAGACTCAGCTCAATCACCCTTTGTTTCCCCTGCACGTCAGAGGTAGCCGCGATCCTCGTTTTGTCTTCGCTTATGACCATGACTGTGCCGGTCGCTTCCCGAATCCATTGCTTCTTGAAGTCGAGGTCGGTGACGATTAACCGCGGCTTGGCGCCTTCCGCCAGGCTGTCCACGAAAGCCATTCTGGTGCCATCCGCACTGAAGCCGAACTGGTTGTGCTCCGTCCTGTAGGCGGGGAAGCTCCGGCCATCGACGACGAAATACCAGCGTCCGCCTGTTTTGGCCTGGTACGCGACATGGCGGCTGTCCGGACTGAAAAAGGGAATCTCCAACTCATCGACGACCTCCCCCTCCTTTCCATCTACAACCATGCGCAGTTTGTCCTCCACGTAGGCTTGGTAAGCGAGGCGCTGTCCATCCGGGCTGAGCGTAGGGGTCAAAATATTGGTATAGGAGTTCCCCCGTTTGCCGTTATGGACAACATGGAACTTCCCTCCCTGCTCCGCCGTGTAAAAGAAACCTCGCCCGGTGGCGTTGAACTCCACCTGGGGAACGTTGCGAATGGCGTTGGCGTTCCAGGCGCCGCCTTGTTGCGATCCTCCAGGGATTTCGGCGACCGTGGTGGTCGTAGTGAGCAAGGAGAGGTCTTGTGGTTTTGCTGATTCCTTCTGGCACCCGGTGAGGCAGAGCGCCAACACCGTAGTCAGGGACATTGCTTTCATGCTTCCTGTCATACATCGATCCTTGTTTCCGCTGCGCCTGCGAGGGCGCAGCCCTTGCTACACCTCGCCGGTCGTGGACTTTGGCCGGTCACTCAAGAAAAAAACCCCGCCCTGGTGGGCGGGGTAATGATCTTTCAGCCAACGCTTTGGGCTGCTTAGTACACGCCGCCCAGACCGTTACTGCTATTGCTCATGTCATTGCCGCAGGTGCCGCCGGTACCGGTGCACGTCGAGGGCGAGGAGATGGTGTCGCCTACTGCCGACTTGGGCGACCAGTTGCTCAGGGTGTTGCGTATGAAGGCGTACGGCCTGTTGCCGCCGGACCACTTGGAGCCGACGGTACCTACTACCCTGTCATTGAAGCCGTGCGCCTCTTCCATGCGCAGCGGACGAGCGACGCTGGTAGCCGAGTAGGTCGCGCCGACAACGCCGTAGCCGTGGCAGTAGGAGCAGTTGTTGAAGGTCGTGGTGCCCATGTTGCTCTTGCCGACGGTGAACGCGGAGCCGGTACCATGCTGCGTGGAGGTTGTCGCGTACTTGGTCGCGTGGCAGTTGACGCAGAGGTTGGTCGTAGCGGTGGTTCCCGCGGCCCTGATCGGACCACGCAGGGTGACCGCTCCGCCGTGCGCAGTGACCGTGGCGGTCTGCACGCCGGTCTGCCCCAGGGTTGCATGGCAGTCCCAGCAGGACATCAGCGGCCCGTACTGGGTGTTGTTTCCGTTGGTCTTGGTGACGCCGCTGTAGGGAGCCACCATCTGGGCGCCCTGCACGTAGCTGTTGTTCTGCTTGCCGATGACCGGATGGTAGGAAGCGTTGGTGGTCGTGAAGCCGGCCACGACGTTGACGACGTTACCAGAACCGTTGCTGTTGAAGGGAGCAACATGGCCGGTGATGGCAACGCCGAAGGGACGCATCGGGGTGCCGGTCGTCGGCACATTGGCGTTGGCGTTGGTGGCGCCCCCAGCGTCATGGCACTTGAGGCAGTGGTTCTGCTGGATAGCGGCGATGATCAGCCAGTTCGGGTCGTTTTCGAGAAGTACGCCGAGATTGCGGCTGAACTGGGTGAACTGGACGTCGGTCGTCCCTTCGACGTACGCTCCCGGAGTCGCACCGTTCCAGGTGACGTTCTTGATGTTGTTCCCGGTGTCCGGGTCGCGCAGGTTGATGTAGCCGTTGCCGTGCACCGCGGTGGTCTTGCCGGTGGTCTTGTCGCCTTCCATGTGGCAGACAATGCAGTCGGCGGCATTGACGACGGTGTTGGCCGGGGTGCCGCCGTTGGTGGAGCGCTTGTGGCTCCAGGTGCTCTTCATCTCGGCGACCACGTTCCTGCGGGTGGTCGGTCCGCCCAGGGCCTGGGTGGCAGCCGAAGTATTGAGAACTCCGTTGTGGCAGGAGACGCAGTTGAACACGGACACTCCCCAGATGGCGTTGCCGTGGCAGGAAACGGTCGAACAGGTGCTCCCGGCCACGTTGTAGGCATAGGTAAAGGTAGTTCCCGTCTTGGCGACAACGCTGTAGCTGCCGGCAGCGTGATTTGCCGTAGTGGCGATGGTGGTGCCGTCGGTGGTGGTCGCGTTATGGCAGACGTCGCAGGTCTTGGAGGCGTGCGACGCGTGGCTGTTCATCTTCGGCTCGGCCGCCGTGTACACCACGACCCTGACGCAGTCGATCTGGATGTTGGAGGCGGTGGTGTCGTTGTCCTTCACGATGACGCCGAAGTTGGCCGCCTGCAGGTCAGCAACGGTCCAGGTGGTGCCCCAGAGGTCGGTCGGAGTCGTGTTGACCGTGACCCATCCGTCGGTGGTCGGCATGGTGGCGGTTTTCGCTGTACCGGCAATGGTGGTGTTGCCGGTCTTGGTGAGCGCCACGTTGATGAGGCCCGAGGCAGCGAGACCGTGCACCGAGACGGAGATGCCGGTGATGGTATCGCCGGTAGTCAGTCCTGCGCCAGTGAGGTTGAAGGTGGTCAGCACCAGCGGCTGCTGGGTGGTGGTGTTGTAGACCGCGTAGAGGCC
It encodes the following:
- a CDS encoding CxxxxCH/CxxCH domain c-type cytochrome, whose amino-acid sequence is MLNVFKEKYGKILLVAGAITACAGIPGTASALTCVDCHGNPPVDNASRVGGTVGQFPGSHNKHAGSGTGQYAYACTKCHVNNAAANHSNGNIDMAVPINGNTGATYGKGTSFAVSNNALAGQTCSATYCHSDGTSVATGAAATGSSPNWGTSTTCTSCHGSGGTTGAPSYTNVRANPTAVPTSTGWTTGTNAMVEDGLYAVYNTTTQQPLVLTTFNLTGAGLTTGDTITGISVSVHGLAASGLINVALTKTGNTTIAGTAKTATMPTTDGWVTVNTTPTDLWGTTWTVADLQAANFGVIVKDNDTTASNIQIDCVRVVVYTAAEPKMNSHASHASKTCDVCHNATTTDGTTIATTANHAAGSYSVVAKTGTTFTYAYNVAGSTCSTVSCHGNAIWGVSVFNCVSCHNGVLNTSAATQALGGPTTRRNVVAEMKSTWSHKRSTNGGTPANTVVNAADCIVCHMEGDKTTGKTTAVHGNGYINLRDPDTGNNIKNVTWNGATPGAYVEGTTDVQFTQFSRNLGVLLENDPNWLIIAAIQQNHCLKCHDAGGATNANANVPTTGTPMRPFGVAITGHVAPFNSNGSGNVVNVVAGFTTTNASYHPVIGKQNNSYVQGAQMVAPYSGVTKTNGNNTQYGPLMSCWDCHATLGQTGVQTATVTAHGGAVTLRGPIRAAGTTATTNLCVNCHATKYATTSTQHGTGSAFTVGKSNMGTTTFNNCSYCHGYGVVGATYSATSVARPLRMEEAHGFNDRVVGTVGSKWSGGNRPYAFIRNTLSNWSPKSAVGDTISSPSTCTGTGGTCGNDMSNSSNGLGGVY